In the Campylobacter lari genome, GGCTATGAATGATAGAATTCAAAGCGCTAGAGGTGTTATGAAAACTCATAGTTTAAATGTAAATGCATTTAGCTCGCCAGATATGGGTGATATGGGTTATATAGTAGATGGAAAAGCATTTTTCTATAGTACTAATACAAAATTACACACTAAAAAATCTCCATTTGATGTTAGCAAGTTAAAAGAATTACCAAAAGTAGATATTCTTTATAGTTATGCAAATGATGGTAGCGGTGTTGCAGCAAAAGCTTTATTTGAAAATGGAACTAAAGGTATAGTTGTAGCTGGAACAGGTGCTGGTAGCATTCATGATTATCAAAAAGATGTGTTAAAAGAATTACTTAAAAAAGGTCTTAATGTAGCGGTAAGCTCACGTGTAGTAGCTGGTAGAGTTGCAGTAAGTGATGCTGATGCAAAACTTGGTTTCATTGATACAGGTGATATGAGTCCTCAAAAAGCTAGAGTATTATTAATGCTTGCTCTAACTAAAACAAGTGATCCTAAGAAAATTCAAGAATATTTCTTAAAATACTAAAATCTTAAACACCCAAATGCTACAATAACATTTGGGTGGATTTTTCAATCAAAATCTTACTTAATTAATCACAAGGATATTAAATGAAACAATATGAAAGTTATAAATGCCAAAAATGTGGCAATGAAGTAGAAGTACAAAATGTAGGTGGTGGAAAGCTTAGCTGCTGTGGTCAAGAAATGGAGTGTATTACTAAAGATCTAACAGCTGTAAATTTAATGAAAGCTTTTGCGGGTGAGTCTATGGCAAGAAATAAATATGATTTATTTGCAGATATTGCTCAAGAAGAAGGTTGGCATGCTATTGCAAAACATTTTAGAGAAGCTGCAGAAAATGAAAAATGGCACGCAAGAGCTGAGTTTAAAGCTTATCATGAATTAGTAGATGGTAAAGCTTTAGAAGAAACTGCTAAAAATTTAATTTGTGCAGCAGAAGGTGAAAACTATGAACATACTACTATGTATCCAAATTTTGCAAAAATCGCAGAAGATGAGGGCAAAAGAAATATAGCAAGATTATTTACAGCTATAGGCAAAGTAGAAATTGAGCATGAAAGAGAATATCTAGCACTTAAAAAAATGCTTGAAGAAGAAGATTTCTTTAATTCAGAAGTAGAAGAATTATGGGTTTGTGAAGTTTGTGGGCATATACACCGTGGTAAAAAAGCACCAAATGCCTGTCCTTTATGTAAAGCTCCAAAAGAATACTTCAAACGCGAATTTTTAGGATAATTTTAAAAACCTTGATAAAAATGATAAAATATTTTATTTTTATCAAGGTCTAATATGCAAATTTTAACCCATCCTTTTAAACCTTTTTTTGATGAAAACTCAAAAGTTTTGATACTAAGTTCTTTTCCATCTATTAAATCAAGAGAAGAAAATTTTTATTATCAACATAGCAAAAATCGTTTTTGGCGTATTTTTGAAATATTATTTAAGTGTGAGTTAAAAACAGTGCAAGATCAAAAAGTTTTTTTAAAAGCAAATCATATAGCACTTTGGGATGTTATAGCAAGTTGTAAGATAAAAAATTCAGATGATAAAACTATTTCTTATGCTAAAGCAAATGATATAAATATTATTTTAGATAAAGCAAATATAGAAAAAATTTGTGTATTAGGTAAGGTTGCAAGTAAATATTTTAGCAAATTTTATCCTGAGCAAGAATTTTTTGAACTTCCTTCAAGTTCTCCTGCTAATATGAATTATTCTTTAGAAAATTTAGTAGAAAAATATAGCATTATAAAGGAAAATAATGGCTTTAGTTGGAGTAGATGAGGCTGGGCGTGGGGCTTTGGCTGGAGATATGCACATAGGAGCTTGCAAGCTTTTAAAAAATATTGATGGTTTGGCTGATTCTAAAAAATTAAGCGCAAAAAAAAGGGAAGAGTTATATGAGCAAATTCTTTATCATTCAAATTTTTTGATTCTTGCTTTTTCACCTTTACAAATTGATACTTTAGGGCTTAGTCAGTGTTTACAACTAGCTTTAAAAATCATTAGAAAACATTTTAGTGAAGATGAGATTTTATATGATGGAAATTTAAATTATGGGGTTTTGGGTATTAAAACCATGATTAAAGCTGATATGAAGGTGCAAGAGGTTTCAGCAGCTAGCATATTAGCCAAGGTAAGTCGTGATCAAAAAATGTGTTATTTTTCTAAATTATATAATAAATATGACTTTGATAAACACAAAGGTTATGGCACAAAAGCTCATATAGAAAAGATTAAAGCATTTGGTTATTCGCCCTTGCACCGTAAAAGCTTTATGTTAAAGTGTTTTGAGAAAAGCTTATTTGATTAAATTGTGTGTTTTTTACACTTTTTATTTTGAATTTTACTTTCTTTTAAAAATAATAGAATGTTTTAATATTTGAAATATTATTATTAAGATAAAAAAATATATTTAAAAAATATTTTTTTAATAATTATTTATTAAAAATAATAATATTAATTAAAATTGCTATATGTTTTAAGAAAAATTAATTTTTTTCTATTATAGTAATATAAAAACATTTCAAGGGGCACTATGTCTTTACTTTTAAGTGAGCTAAAGATTGGAAAATTTTATGTAAAAAATCGCATTGTAATGCCCCCTATGGATATGTATGAAACACAAGTTTTAGATGGTAAGATTAATCAATTTCACTTGATACATTATGGAGCTAGAGCTTTGGGTGGCGTTGGGCTTATCATAGTGCAAACTTGTGCGATCAATGAAAATGCAAAAATTGCTGATAATGATATAGGTCTTTGGGGAGATTTTCAAATTCAAGGACACAAAGAGCTTGTTGAGCTTTGCCATCATTTTGGTGCTAAAATTGCCATTCAGTTAAATCACAGTGGCCGTAAAAACTCGTGTAAAGATGCCATATCAAAAGCTCCAAGTAATATAGCTTTTAGTGAAAAATTTTCCAAACTTCATGTTTTAAGTAAAGATGAAATTTTACAAATAGAGCAAGAATTTATTCAAAGTGCCAAAAGAGCCAAGGAAGCAGGTTATGACGCAGTAGAACTTCATAGTGCTCATGGGTATTTGCTTAGTTCGTTTTTATCACCTTTATCAAATCAAAGAGATGATGAATATGGTGGCAGTTTTGAAAATAGAATACGTCTTTTGTGTGATATTATTAAGCGTATAAAAAAAGAAGTTGATATTGCTTTATTTGTAAGAATTTCAGCCACAGAATGGCAAGAGGGTGGTTGGAGTTTAGAAGATAGCAAAAAACTCGCCTTGATTTTAGAAAAATTAGGGATTGATATGTTGGATGTTTCAGCAGGAGGAAATATCAATAAGCCTTCTTTAATGCCAAATATAGCACCACTTTATCAAGCTCCTTATGCTAAAGCTTTAAAAGAAGTTGTTAAAATTCCTGTATCTTGTGTGGGTCTTATAAATAGCGCTAGTGAAGGTGAGGCTTTGCTTTTGGGTGGGGTGTGTGATTTGGTTTGTTATGGTAGGAAATTACTAAGAAATCCAAATTTTGTAAATGAAGCCGCAGCTGTTTTAAATGAAAGAGAAAAAATTATGCCAAATTATTCTAGAGCATATTTGTAAAATAATACAAAAAGTTTTTTAGGTAAAAGCTTTTTTTATTATTTTTTACAAGGAGAAAATGTGGATAATCTTAAGTGGAATTCTTTTGATACGCGTTGGATGCTTTCTCTTTTTGGGACTGCAGTTGGTGCGGGGATTTTATTTTTACCTATTAAGGCAGGTGTTGGTGGTTTTTGGCCAGTTGTTGTAATGGCTTTGATTATTTTCCCAATGG is a window encoding:
- a CDS encoding type II asparaginase, with protein sequence MCAAMALSLGAGILEAKPKVAILATGGTIAGSIDSSVATTGYTAGVLGVDTLIKAVPQIQDLAVISGDQIANIDSKDMTNEIWLKLAKEVNRLLKSDVDGVVITHGTDTMEETAYFLNLTVKSDKPVVLVGAMRPSTAISADGPKNLYNAVALAANPEAKNKGVMVAMNDRIQSARGVMKTHSLNVNAFSSPDMGDMGYIVDGKAFFYSTNTKLHTKKSPFDVSKLKELPKVDILYSYANDGSGVAAKALFENGTKGIVVAGTGAGSIHDYQKDVLKELLKKGLNVAVSSRVVAGRVAVSDADAKLGFIDTGDMSPQKARVLLMLALTKTSDPKKIQEYFLKY
- a CDS encoding ferritin family protein, which produces MKQYESYKCQKCGNEVEVQNVGGGKLSCCGQEMECITKDLTAVNLMKAFAGESMARNKYDLFADIAQEEGWHAIAKHFREAAENEKWHARAEFKAYHELVDGKALEETAKNLICAAEGENYEHTTMYPNFAKIAEDEGKRNIARLFTAIGKVEIEHEREYLALKKMLEEEDFFNSEVEELWVCEVCGHIHRGKKAPNACPLCKAPKEYFKREFLG
- a CDS encoding DNA-deoxyinosine glycosylase, whose translation is MQILTHPFKPFFDENSKVLILSSFPSIKSREENFYYQHSKNRFWRIFEILFKCELKTVQDQKVFLKANHIALWDVIASCKIKNSDDKTISYAKANDINIILDKANIEKICVLGKVASKYFSKFYPEQEFFELPSSSPANMNYSLENLVEKYSIIKENNGFSWSR
- a CDS encoding ribonuclease HII; its protein translation is MALVGVDEAGRGALAGDMHIGACKLLKNIDGLADSKKLSAKKREELYEQILYHSNFLILAFSPLQIDTLGLSQCLQLALKIIRKHFSEDEILYDGNLNYGVLGIKTMIKADMKVQEVSAASILAKVSRDQKMCYFSKLYNKYDFDKHKGYGTKAHIEKIKAFGYSPLHRKSFMLKCFEKSLFD
- a CDS encoding oxidoreductase — encoded protein: MSLLLSELKIGKFYVKNRIVMPPMDMYETQVLDGKINQFHLIHYGARALGGVGLIIVQTCAINENAKIADNDIGLWGDFQIQGHKELVELCHHFGAKIAIQLNHSGRKNSCKDAISKAPSNIAFSEKFSKLHVLSKDEILQIEQEFIQSAKRAKEAGYDAVELHSAHGYLLSSFLSPLSNQRDDEYGGSFENRIRLLCDIIKRIKKEVDIALFVRISATEWQEGGWSLEDSKKLALILEKLGIDMLDVSAGGNINKPSLMPNIAPLYQAPYAKALKEVVKIPVSCVGLINSASEGEALLLGGVCDLVCYGRKLLRNPNFVNEAAAVLNEREKIMPNYSRAYL